The Nitrospira sp. sequence AGATGCGGAAGGTAAAGGATGGCGTGGCATTATCGAAAGTGAACTACTTGGGGACTGTAAAGAAATCCAATTCGGAAGTGAACAGGGCTTCACTACAGAGAAATTGCCTCCCATTACTGGCCCAGCCGCGTTAGCAAGGGCTGCCTCCAAGGACCGATATATACCAGCGTCAAGAACCCAAGCCTATTAGTTGCACATCGCTGAACAGCAAGCGGGTGAGAGAGATTGTGCTCTTCTAGGTCAGTTCTTTATGGTCTGCTGATCTCGCAGTCAATTAATAGACTTGGTTAAATACTTAGGAAGGGCTGACCAGATTACCTTGAAAGAGCAGTTTTAAGATCACTTCCAGTTCCGCACGATCACATGGTGAGGACCGCGGCTCCCTGGAAGGTCCCGGCCTTGAGCTCCTGCAACGCGTGGTTGGCTTGTTCAAGAGGGAAGCGGATCGTGTGTGGTTTGATAGGAATGGCGGCTGCTTCGCGCAGCATTAAATGCGATCCAGCTCTCGATAATCCCGGTCGCGGTGCAGGACCCTGGCCACTTTCACCACCTTAGCCTTTTCATCGATTGCATAGATGATGCGATATTCTCCCTGTGTCACCCGAAATCCAGTAAAACCCCGGTAGGTGAAATGCGCGAGTTGTTCGGAGTCAGGAGGACGGGGGGTACGGCGGAGAGTAAGAATCTTGAGAAAGACCTGGCGGAGCCGTTTGGCATCGGAATGTCCAAGATCTTCAAGCGTCGCGAAAACGGCCTCTGAGAACTCGAGCGAATAACTCACAGGCCTAGACGCTTGGTCATATCATCGAGGGTCAGGAATCGATCGTCCTTGAGGCTTTTGGTGAGGAGGGCGGACTCGTAACGATCTTCTAAATCAACCAATCGCTGATAGTCATCATAACCAAGGATTACGGCGGTCGGGCGCGCCCCTTTCTTAATCACGATCCGCTGCCCCTGATAGCCGGCTTTGGCTAAGACGGCTGAGAAACTCGCCTTGGCCTTAGTCGCCGTCACCGTGTTTTCTGCGTGGACAGTGTTCGACTTCTTCATGGGCGCATTCTACTCAATCAGGCTAAAATAGTCAAATAGGTCATTAACATCTGACGTGGAAACCCCTACGCTTTCGACTATTACTGTTTCAATGCGAGTGATGCGTTCTCTCGAGCGCTTGCCGGCAGGCTCTTGCGGTAGCTTCCGACGAAGAACCAGCAGCATTGGTAATTCAGTCACGTCACGATCACATGGTGAGAACCGCCGCTCCCTGGAAGGTCCCCGCCTTAAGCTCTTGCAACGCGCGGTTGGCTTGCTCAAGAGGAAAACGGATCGTATGCGGTTTGATAGGGATGGCGGCTGCTTCGCGCAGGAGATCGAGCCCGTCCTGTCTTGTGTTGGCGGTGACACTGCGGATCACCCGCTCGCCGAACACTTCACGATCATAGTCCAGCGAGGGAATCGGCGACATATGAATGCCCGCCAAGGCTAAGGTCCCCCCTCGGTCGAGCGCTCGTAATGCCCGAGGAACGAGCTCCCCGGCGGGCGCGAAGATGATCGACCCGTGCAGTGTATCGGGCGGCGAATCCGTTGCCCCGCCCACCCAGACTGCTCCAAGTTGTCTTGCCAGAGCCTGATGCTCCGGCTTGAGGGAACTGACGTAGACCTGGCAGTTCCAGTGGCGCGCGATCTGGATGGCGATATGCGCTGATGCGCCGAATCCATAAAGTCCCAAACGCTGGCCTGGCTGAATGCCGCTGAGACGCAAGGCGCGATATCCGATGATCCCAGCACAGAGCAAGGGCGCCGCTTCATCATCCGAGAAGGTCGACGGGATTGGGTAGGCAAATCGTGCGGGTACGGCCACATACTCGGCATAGCCCCCGTCGACCTGATAGCCGGTAAACTTCGCCTGTACGCAGAGATTTTCCCGCCCGCTTGTGCAGAATGCGCAATGTCCACATGTGCCCTGAAGCCAGGCAATCCCCACACGGTCCCCCTCCTTGACCTCAGAGATCTCGGAGCCAACTTGTATCACCGTACCAACGGCTTGATGGCCGGGGATCAGGGGCAATGCAATGTCGGGAAGTTCTCCCTCGACCACGTGAAGGTCTGTCCGACAGACTCCACAGGTATGAACTTTGACGAGAACCTGATCAGGCTTCGGAACAGGAATCGGCCGATCTTGAAGTTGCAAGGGACTGCTGGAGACATCGCTCGTATGGTTGAGCACCATCGCTTTCATCGTCATTCAGGGTTATCAGTTTCGAGTTGCGGGCTTCCGGTTCGTAACACTTACGGATTGTTCGCTTGGATGCACTCGATATCAAGCCGGATTTCCACTTCTTCTCCGACGACGAGTCCGCCGCTGTCGAGCGTTTTGTTCCAAATCATGCCGAACTCTTTGCGGTTCAGCTTTCCCTGAGCGGTGAATCCGGCTCGGGTGTTGCCCCAGGGATCTTTGGTCACACCATTGAAGGTTCCAACGAGCGTGACCTCTTTGGTCACGCCACGCAGGGTGAAGTGACCGATTACCGTGTAGGTGTCTCCCTGTTTCTGGTACTGCTTCATCTTGTACGTTATCGTCGGAAACTGTTTGACGTCCAAGAAATCGGCAGTGCGGAGATGCGCGTCGCGTTTTTCGTGGTTTGTGTTGATCGACTCGGCGGTGATCGTGGCTTCAATGGCTTTGAAGGTTTTGGCGTCCGTGTCCATCTCGACAAATCCACGGTAGTTCATGAACCGCCCCGATGTCCTTGACACCACCATATGGGCGACACGGAACTCAATCGCCGAATGATCCGGGTCGATATCCCAGTGAGTCGTTTCCGCCTCGACGCCTAGCGGGAGGAGCGTCAACAATCCCGTGATCACGACTCCCCGCATCCATCTCTCACCGATCTTCATATCTGCCCCTTTCGGTATCGCAGCCTCTGTGAACGATGGGTCATTTCTTCAGCAATCTCGAAGTTGGGCGAGGTTTCTCAGGGTTGATGACCGCACGAGATCCCTGTCCTCCCTTCGCCTCTGTCTTCATCAGCACGTGGACATCGATGGGCTCCGATCCCAAATCCTGGGGAAACACCGGAAATGGTTGCGCGTGGAGGATGGCATGGATACCGGCTTCATCAATCTCACGAGCCCCGGATCCTTTTTCAATCTGGATCAACTGGGCTCGTCCACCGGGATAGAGCCGAAATCGTACATGCACGGTCTCGCTGGACGGGGAGTGGCGGACTCGGCGCACGGTATGACTCCAGCTTCGGCTGACGAGGTGGCTCACTCGGTGCCAATAGGATTGCGGCTGTTCCGCTGAGGGGGGCGGCAGGAGATCTTCTTCAATCACCGGCCCGCTGGCCAATGGAATAGCGGCCGGCAGTGGTTCAGCTTGGTCCGTGGCCAAATCGCTTGCGCTCGATTCATCTTGATCGAGCGGCGACGGCTCCTTGGCGCGACTAGGTAGTTCCGGTGGTTCCAACGTGACGTACACGATGCGTGTCATGATCCGTTCGAACTTCTTTTCATTGGATCTGGCGAATGTGAATTGTATCCGTGAAATGTTCGGGTTCACCGACAGTTGGGTTGGTGGAACGGGTTCAAGGGTCGTAGTTGCCTTCATCACCATGGATGAAGGATCGGGTGTAAATGTCACGACCTGTAACTGGAAATGGCTTGATTCACAGATGGCGACCAACGGCGCATGGCCCTGGGCGACTCCGCCGAGTGTAATCGACAATTCGAGCGGTTGGCCGAGTTGGATATCCCCGGAGTGATTCGAACCGGCGAAATCGAACGTGACCCATCGTTTTCCGGAAGAAAATGCCTGAGACGCCACAGGCTGAGAGTCTGCTCGCGCGTCGTCCTGAAGAAGCGCGAGGCTCAATACAACGATCGGAACGCCGGAAGCCAAGATCAGACGGGTAATAGCCGGATGAACCATGGTCATGGCATCCTACTCATCGTCGGGAGGTCCGCGCAACCCGTTCTTTCCCTAAACCTATGTGTCGAACCGATGGAGTTAGTATAGAATAGGTTCGTGCAAGCACTCGTCAAGATTGCCGCAGGACCGGGTTTAACTCTGAGGGATTGGGCTGATCCGACCCCTGGTCCACATGATGCTGTCGTGAAAGTAGCCGCCACGTCATTGTGTGGAACCGATGCGCATATCTACCGGTGGGACGAATGGGCGCAGAAGCGTATCCAGCCTCCACGCATCATCGGCCATGAATTGTGCGGCCACGTCGTGGAGGTTGGGCGTGAGGTTTCTCTCGTCAAGGTCGGTGATTACGTCGCGGCCGAGTCGCACCTGACCTGTGGAGCGTGCTTCCAGTGCCGGACGGGACAGGCGCACGTGTGCAAGAATTATAAGATTCTCGGGGTCGACCGAGACGGGTCCTACGCAGAGTATGTCGTCTTGCCTGAGGGTGTTCTGTGGCACACGGATTCGGGAATCCCTCCGGAATTGGCTTGTGTGCAGGAACCTCTCGGGAATGCGGTTGACGCGGCGCTTGCTGAAGATCTCACCGGTCATACGGTGTTGATCACGGGATGTGGTCCGACGGGCCTCTTTGCCGCTGCGGTCGCGCGAACCGCCGGCGCCGCCACAATTATTGCGTCCGATGTCAGCGACTATCGCCTTGGGTTGGCGAAGCAAGTCGGCGTGGATCATGTTCTCAATGCGAAGACGGAGTCAGCGGAACGAGTGGAGGCAGCGATCCTCGATATGACGGGCGGTGAAGGGGTGGATGCGGCGCTGGAAATGTCAGGGAATCCCACGGCCTTGCACCAGGCCTTCCGCGCAGTGAAGAACGGGGGGCGAGTGACTCTGTTCGGCATTCCGACCGGTTCGGTGTGCTTCGATCTGCCGAACGAAATTATTTTCAAGGGCATCCGCGTCTATGGAATCACCGGCCGTCGTCTTTTCGGCACGTGGTACCGGTTGGCAGGACTGTTTAAAGCGGGTCTCGATATTCGTCCGGTCGTCACCCATTCATTTCCATTGCGCGAGTTTGCGACCGGCTTTGAATTGATCCAGTCCGGCCAGTGCGGCAAAGTCGTCTTGTTCCCTTAACCGGTCAGCCGGCAGGCCTTCCGGATCTTTCGCGTAGCGTCTACTCCATGTCGGCAACGGACCATGGCGTATAGCTCACTTAAAGCGTCTCTCCAAACTCAACTAACCGATATCAGAGCCCGCGGTCTCTATAAGGTCGAACGTCGATTGTTGAGTCCGCAGGGTGCCGACATCAGAGTGGCGCAAGGCCACGTGCTGAATCTCTGCGCGAATAATTATCTGGGATTGGCCAATCACCCCGCCATTGTGCAAGCCGCCCGCAAAGGGCTGGAAACGTATGGTTATGGTATGGCTTCAGTGCGGTTCATCTGCGGCACGCAAGATCTGCACAAACAGCTGGAACAGGCCATCAGTGAATTTCTCGGCACCGAGGACTCGATCCTATACAGTTCGTGCTTTGATGCGAATGGAGGATTGTTCGAAGTCTTGTTGGATGAGCAGGATGCCGTCATCAGTGATGCGTTGAATCATGCCAGCCTCATCGACGGCATCAGACTGTGCAAGGCCAAACGTTTCCGGTATGCCCATTCCAACATGGCAGAACTTGAAGCTCGGCTGCAGGAATCGAGTGACTGCCGCCTGCGGCTGATCGCAACCGATGGCGTGTTCTCGATGGATGGCGATCTGGCCAAATTGGATCAGATCGTGGAGCTTGCGGAACGGTACGATGCGGCGGTGGTGGTCGATGACAGTCATGCGACCGGGGTCCTCGGCCCCAAGGGACGGGGCACACCGGCTCATTTCGGGGTCGCCGACAGAATCGAGATCGTCACCAGCACATTGGGGAAGACACTCGGCGGCGCGACCGGCGGATTTACATCCGGGAAGGCCGAGGTGGTCGAGCTGCTGCGCCAACGGTCGAGGCCCTATCTGTTTTCGAATGCGCTTCCCCCTCCCGTCGCGGCGGGTGCATTGTGTGCCCTGGATCTGGTGAAGCAAGGCGACCATCTCAGGGAAAGCATTTGCGCCAATGCCGCCCTTTTCCGGGAACAGCTGGCTTCCCTTGGTTTCAGGCTCGTTCCTGGGGAGCATCCGATCATCCCCGTTATGTTAGGTGATGCCATCCTGGCCGCGTCTATGGCGGAAGCGTTACTGAAAGAAGGAGTCTATGTCGTCGGGTTCAGTTATCCGGTGGTGCCGCTAGGGCAGGCAAGGATCAGGACTCAAATGTCGGCTGCCCATACGACCGATCAGCTCAAGCAAGCCGTGGAGGCGTTTGCGCGGGTGGGACGATCGCTCAGTGTGATCCGCTAGCTCCTTCAAGGATTACCCAAGAATTGACATTTCACAATCAGGTCAGTATCCTCGCACTCTTTATCATGTGAAGGAGTAGGGGTATGAAAGTCATTCTTCAAGAGACCATGGACGGGGTGGGACATCTCGGGGATCTCATCAACGTCGCTGATGGGTTTGCACGAA is a genomic window containing:
- a CDS encoding type II toxin-antitoxin system RelE/ParE family toxin, coding for MSYSLEFSEAVFATLEDLGHSDAKRLRQVFLKILTLRRTPRPPDSEQLAHFTYRGFTGFRVTQGEYRIIYAIDEKAKVVKVARVLHRDRDYRELDRI
- a CDS encoding type II toxin-antitoxin system Phd/YefM family antitoxin codes for the protein MKKSNTVHAENTVTATKAKASFSAVLAKAGYQGQRIVIKKGARPTAVILGYDDYQRLVDLEDRYESALLTKSLKDDRFLTLDDMTKRLGL
- a CDS encoding zinc-dependent alcohol dehydrogenase family protein; amino-acid sequence: MKAMVLNHTSDVSSSPLQLQDRPIPVPKPDQVLVKVHTCGVCRTDLHVVEGELPDIALPLIPGHQAVGTVIQVGSEISEVKEGDRVGIAWLQGTCGHCAFCTSGRENLCVQAKFTGYQVDGGYAEYVAVPARFAYPIPSTFSDDEAAPLLCAGIIGYRALRLSGIQPGQRLGLYGFGASAHIAIQIARHWNCQVYVSSLKPEHQALARQLGAVWVGGATDSPPDTLHGSIIFAPAGELVPRALRALDRGGTLALAGIHMSPIPSLDYDREVFGERVIRSVTANTRQDGLDLLREAAAIPIKPHTIRFPLEQANRALQELKAGTFQGAAVLTM
- a CDS encoding polyisoprenoid-binding protein, translating into MKIGERWMRGVVITGLLTLLPLGVEAETTHWDIDPDHSAIEFRVAHMVVSRTSGRFMNYRGFVEMDTDAKTFKAIEATITAESINTNHEKRDAHLRTADFLDVKQFPTITYKMKQYQKQGDTYTVIGHFTLRGVTKEVTLVGTFNGVTKDPWGNTRAGFTAQGKLNRKEFGMIWNKTLDSGGLVVGEEVEIRLDIECIQANNP
- a CDS encoding energy transducer TonB, whose product is MVHPAITRLILASGVPIVVLSLALLQDDARADSQPVASQAFSSGKRWVTFDFAGSNHSGDIQLGQPLELSITLGGVAQGHAPLVAICESSHFQLQVVTFTPDPSSMVMKATTTLEPVPPTQLSVNPNISRIQFTFARSNEKKFERIMTRIVYVTLEPPELPSRAKEPSPLDQDESSASDLATDQAEPLPAAIPLASGPVIEEDLLPPPSAEQPQSYWHRVSHLVSRSWSHTVRRVRHSPSSETVHVRFRLYPGGRAQLIQIEKGSGAREIDEAGIHAILHAQPFPVFPQDLGSEPIDVHVLMKTEAKGGQGSRAVINPEKPRPTSRLLKK
- the tdh gene encoding L-threonine 3-dehydrogenase, encoding MQALVKIAAGPGLTLRDWADPTPGPHDAVVKVAATSLCGTDAHIYRWDEWAQKRIQPPRIIGHELCGHVVEVGREVSLVKVGDYVAAESHLTCGACFQCRTGQAHVCKNYKILGVDRDGSYAEYVVLPEGVLWHTDSGIPPELACVQEPLGNAVDAALAEDLTGHTVLITGCGPTGLFAAAVARTAGAATIIASDVSDYRLGLAKQVGVDHVLNAKTESAERVEAAILDMTGGEGVDAALEMSGNPTALHQAFRAVKNGGRVTLFGIPTGSVCFDLPNEIIFKGIRVYGITGRRLFGTWYRLAGLFKAGLDIRPVVTHSFPLREFATGFELIQSGQCGKVVLFP
- a CDS encoding glycine C-acetyltransferase, with amino-acid sequence MAYSSLKASLQTQLTDIRARGLYKVERRLLSPQGADIRVAQGHVLNLCANNYLGLANHPAIVQAARKGLETYGYGMASVRFICGTQDLHKQLEQAISEFLGTEDSILYSSCFDANGGLFEVLLDEQDAVISDALNHASLIDGIRLCKAKRFRYAHSNMAELEARLQESSDCRLRLIATDGVFSMDGDLAKLDQIVELAERYDAAVVVDDSHATGVLGPKGRGTPAHFGVADRIEIVTSTLGKTLGGATGGFTSGKAEVVELLRQRSRPYLFSNALPPPVAAGALCALDLVKQGDHLRESICANAALFREQLASLGFRLVPGEHPIIPVMLGDAILAASMAEALLKEGVYVVGFSYPVVPLGQARIRTQMSAAHTTDQLKQAVEAFARVGRSLSVIR